The Streptococcus respiraculi sequence TTTCGTGTTGTTCTCCTTTTTCATCATTTTTCACGAATATATAGTATAATGGTAGGTAACTAGACTACAGTTTTAGGAGACAAACATGAAACAACGTGGATTTGAATTGGTATCGCACTTTACAGATGAGAACTTGCTGCCAAAGCGTGAGACAGCGCATGCGGCGGGCTATGATTTGAAAGTGGCAGAGCGTGTGGAGCTTGCTCCAGGTGAGATTAAGCTGGTGCCAACAGGTATCAAGGCTTATATGCAAGCAGGTGAGGTTCTCTACCTCTATGACCGCTCGTCCAATCCTCGCAAGAAAGGCTTGGTTTTGATTAACTCAGTCGGTGTGATTGATGGCGATTATTATGGGAATCCCGCTAATGAAGGGCATATCTTTGCGCAGATGCAAAATATTACGGATAGGA is a genomic window containing:
- a CDS encoding dUTP diphosphatase, producing the protein MKQRGFELVSHFTDENLLPKRETAHAAGYDLKVAERVELAPGEIKLVPTGIKAYMQAGEVLYLYDRSSNPRKKGLVLINSVGVIDGDYYGNPANEGHIFAQMQNITDRTVVLEVGERIVQAVFAPFLLADGDEATGTRTGGFGSTGN